ATCCAAAATTGCATTTGCTATCGTCGCTCCACCAAATATCTCTCCCCATTCAGAGAATACAACATTAGTTGTTATTATTGTACTGCTCTTCTCATATCTGCTCGATATCAGCTGGAAAAATAAATTTGCTCCATCATTGTCTATTGGCAAATAACCTATCTCATCTATTATTAAAACTTTATATTTTGAAAAATGTTTAAGCCTGTATTCTAATCTGTTCTCTAACAGTGCTTTTTTTAGCTGAGCTATTAACTCTTGAAAATGTATAAAATATGTTGAATACCTTCGTTTTGCACACTCTATACCTATTGCTGTGGCTAGATGCGTTTTCCCTACCCCTGGTGTTCCGACAAATAGTATATTTTCATTACCCTCTAAAAATCTTAAACCTATTGAGTCCATTATCTGTTGCTTGTTTATACTTGGCTGAAATGAAAAATCAAAA
The Caldicellulosiruptor morganii DNA segment above includes these coding regions:
- the istB gene encoding IS21-like element ISCbe3 family helper ATPase IstB; this translates as MSNYVKLLNNLEELGLHNIKNNLDKYLDLVASGEKSMTDALYELSNLEIKAKEERAILGCVRVANFPFIKGIEDFDFSFQPSINKQQIMDSIGLRFLEGNENILFVGTPGVGKTHLATAIGIECAKRRYSTYFIHFQELIAQLKKALLENRLEYRLKHFSKYKVLIIDEIGYLPIDNDGANLFFQLISSRYEKSSTIITTNVVFSEWGEIFGGATIANAILDRLLHHSYVIFIKGPSYRLQSKTVYFSNTNQQN